The stretch of DNA AGCGTCCAGGGACACAGTGACTCCTCGTAAGATTGTGGTCGCTGAGCGCCCCCGGTCGACTCCACGGGGAACCACACAACTCGCGGCCGACTGCCAACGGTACCACCCCAACCCCACCCCCATCCCAAAGCCCCACCCGGGGAGGCCCCACGCCCCATGAAAACCACACCCACCACAACCCCCACCTTCCACACCTGCCTAGACCACCTGGCATCCCTCCGCCGAGCCCTAGCCGACCTGGAAGCAACCCTCTCCGCCCCCCACGCCCACCACTGGCCCACCATCGACCCCACACTCCACACAGGCCCAGCGGCGTGGCGCACAGAAAAGAACGACGCCGCCACATATGTATATGGACTGCTGAACGAAGCCGCCCCCCTCGGCGACACCCACACAGACTTAGTCCGCCACCTGCAAGCCTGGTACCAACGCATCCACGAAACGATCACCGCCATGACCACCTACGCGGAGCGCACCCGCGCCACCTACGCCGCCGCCGACGAAGCGGTAGCCGCCGCTGCCGCCGCCGCGACGCGAGCAGCGGAGGGGTGCGTGGGGCGTGGGCTGGGCGCTGGCGGTTCGGGCAGCCTGAGCAGCTCGGGCGGGGGGATGCCGTGAGCGAATCCCAGTTCGCGTACGAAGGCTTCACCCTCGACGAGCTGCGGAGCCTGGCTGCTTCGCCGCAGGTCGGGAGTATGCAGGCGATGCCGGAGTCCTTTCGCGCCCTGGCCGACCGGGTCGGCGAGGTCGCGGACCTCCTTTCGCACGCACAAGCAGACTTGCCGAACTGGTGGAAGGGGGCAGCCGCGGAACAGGCGGCGGCGACGCTGGGGCGTGCTGCAGCCGAGGCGCGGGAGTTCCACGGAAGTGCCCTGGCGGCCGCCACCGCTGTCGGCCGATGCGCCCAAGTGGTTGCCGAGCAGCAGCATCAGATGATGAACGTACCTGACGTAGCGGAGCCCGGCGTCACGGCCGTGGTGCAGCGCCCCGCGACGTCGTTCGAGGCTCTCGAGGCGGCGCGACAGGACGCCAACTATCAGGCGGCGCACGAGCAAGCTGTGCAGGTGGTCAACGGTATCGCCGCGCAGTATATCGAAACACACGCCCAGCTTTCAAGTATCGGGTTTAAATTCGATAAGGGATTTACTCCTATCGAGGAATCAAATGTATCCAACTTTACAGGAGATTCCAGTAAGAGCCACCCGTCGACAACACAGTCAGCCGTAGCCGAATTTCCGCAGCCCGGCGAACATCGATATCAATCGTTGAGACATCACACAACCCCGAAAACGCCCTCCAGGAAGCCGGCGTCTTTGACAGCCCTTCAAGCTGGCGACCATGGCTTCGAGTCCGCCTCTAGAGAAAGCAGCGCAAGCAAAGAAACAGGGTATGCCCCCAGAAGCTTCGACTTAGTCGATGCCCCCGCTTCACACAAGTCACCCCCTGGCACCCTAAAGGCGAAAGCTGAAGCACTAGGAGCCACCCCTGAGACATTTACCGCAGCCAAAGAGACCGCACCGGCGTTCTCCTCCAACGAAGGGACAATCACAAATAGCAGGTGGCAAACTCGCGCGGACGATGATGCTATCCACAAAGAACAAGCGACCAACGACCAAAAGTCTCTTTCCACCGTCGAATCCGCAAAGCCCTTCCATCGAACGACTGATACGACTGGCGAGGGGGCGCCTACATCTGCAGCTGAGGAGCACTTCCTCCTGCCCCAAGTAGCCAACGGCGACGCAGTTCCACCTCAACCGAAACCCCAACAGACGCCTCAATCGCAGCGTGAAGCGGCTAACGACGAAAGCGCCGCAATGATTCCCCCCTTCAGCGGCTTGGGCTCTATACACCGTACGCGCGAAGAACGTAATCCTCGTCCGGCATACCTCAAAGAGCGAAAAAGCGTATGGGTATCCACTACAATCGCTGCACCCGCAGACGGAGTTATCGGTCCAGACTGGTCCGAGCGTCCCTAGTAATCGGCCTCTCCGTAACACATGCACACCTTGCAAGTGCGTCAACAGATACCCAATGGGCCCTTCGCTACCTTCAGGCCGAAAAGGTTTGGGAAATTACACGCGGCGCACGGACTGAGGTTGCAGTCGTAGATACCGGCGTCCAGCCAGATACCGATACCGCCGTCAATCTTCTTTCTGGTGCAGACTTCTCAGACTCAACCGGCGTCAGCACTGGAAGTGGCCGCCTCGATAAGGATGAAGATGGGCACGGCACTGGTGAAGCATCGATTATTGGAGGCGCCGGGGTGAGAACACTCGGCTTATCGCCCGAGTCGAGCATTCTTCCAGTGCGGGCCACAGATGGGTCTAGCGCCGGCCTGACTTTTGGTCTCGCCCCAGCAATCGAGTTCGCCATTTCCCATAAGGCTTCTGTGATCAACTTGGCCTTGGGATACGAACAAGCTGACGCCGACATCCATCGTGCGGTCCAGGATGCTCTCAATCACGATGTTGTCGTCGTTGCCGCTGTCGGCAACGACGGAACCTCGCAGCAGTACTACCCAGCGGCGTGGCCTGGCGTGGTCGGCGTGGGGGCGATTGATAGTTCGGGGAATGTGTGGAGTCAGTCGAACACGGGGGCTGACGTGGCGTTGGTGGCGCCAGGGGTCCATATTCTGCGGGACGACAATCAGGGGCGGGTGGGGTATTCCGATGGGACGTCGGAGGCTACCGCCTATGTTTCTGCTGCGGCCGCTTTGGTGCGGAGTGCGCATCCGGGGTGGAGTGCTGCGGAGGTTGTTGCGGCTTTGGAGGCGACCGCTGATAAGCCTGCTGCGATGCGGGGGGCTGTTCGGGATGATCGGTATGGGGCGGGGATTTTGGATGTTTTGGCGGCTGTGCGGCTTGCGGAGCCGCCGGTTGTTGGGGGTGCGGTCGCGGCGCCGGTGCCTCGGGCCGGCAGCGGCTTGGGGTGGTGGTGGCTCGTTGGCGCGGGTGCGGTGGTTGGTGGTGTGGGCGTCTTCTTTGGGGCGCGGCGGTGGGTGCGGCGCGCCTGATGCGAAGTCTTTTTATATGAGTTAGTCGAAGTGCCCTATTTAGTCGATATAGCCCACTTACATCAGCTATCGTAGATTCCGTCAGAACAGGCGTGCGGGGAACACGTCGAAGGGACACGACGATGGTCGACCCGCTGCGCCAGCTCACCGATGCCACGACCTGCCTTGCGGGGCTGGATCCGCTCACCTACGACACGGGCGGCAGCCTGGCTGTGGCGCGGGCTGCCGAGCAGGTGTCGCGCGCGGCTGAGGGGGTGCTGGTCCGGTG from Catenulispora sp. GP43 encodes:
- a CDS encoding S8 family serine peptidase, coding for MGIHYNRCTRRRSYRSRLVRASLVIGLSVTHAHLASASTDTQWALRYLQAEKVWEITRGARTEVAVVDTGVQPDTDTAVNLLSGADFSDSTGVSTGSGRLDKDEDGHGTGEASIIGGAGVRTLGLSPESSILPVRATDGSSAGLTFGLAPAIEFAISHKASVINLALGYEQADADIHRAVQDALNHDVVVVAAVGNDGTSQQYYPAAWPGVVGVGAIDSSGNVWSQSNTGADVALVAPGVHILRDDNQGRVGYSDGTSEATAYVSAAAALVRSAHPGWSAAEVVAALEATADKPAAMRGAVRDDRYGAGILDVLAAVRLAEPPVVGGAVAAPVPRAGSGLGWWWLVGAGAVVGGVGVFFGARRWVRRA